The Brasilonema sennae CENA114 genome includes a region encoding these proteins:
- a CDS encoding phage tail protein codes for MVNGKKGNKSNKSSNASNASNASNGNVNHELNYVTTNRFYVEIDSTIAASFTECSGLGFQIQKNVFHEGGVNDQQRVYLGHIEFTDVTLKRGITDNLGFLNWATKIFDEQNGENNLRQNVNILVFNQAGETMQSWTLIGAIPIGWKSSDLQADGSSVAIEELTLAYEGLKVAKQGGGGNPTTRSKSGFFTSN; via the coding sequence ATGGTTAATGGTAAGAAAGGTAATAAAAGTAATAAAAGTAGTAATGCTAGTAATGCTAGTAATGCTAGTAATGGTAATGTTAATCATGAACTCAATTATGTTACTACTAATCGTTTTTATGTAGAAATAGACAGCACTATTGCTGCATCTTTTACTGAATGTTCGGGCTTGGGTTTTCAGATTCAAAAAAATGTTTTTCACGAAGGTGGTGTCAACGACCAGCAACGTGTTTACTTAGGTCATATAGAATTTACAGACGTTACTCTCAAACGTGGCATCACAGATAATCTTGGTTTTTTGAATTGGGCTACTAAAATTTTTGATGAACAGAATGGTGAGAACAATCTTCGGCAAAATGTCAACATTTTGGTTTTCAACCAAGCAGGTGAAACAATGCAAAGCTGGACTCTCATTGGTGCTATTCCTATAGGCTGGAAATCTTCAGATCTTCAGGCAGATGGAAGTTCAGTTGCTATTGAAGAACTCACTTTAGCATATGAAGGTTTAAAAGTTGCCAAACAAGGAGGCGGCGGTAATCCTACCACACGGTCTAAATCGGGCTTTTTCACCTCTAACTAG
- a CDS encoding FHA domain-containing protein gives MSANRCPNSKCEYFNRVLPNNAKVCPMCGTPLGNAIAPKSSTPPNTSSPPKVVNQTDYPASINPPSYQSSSVPYVEQPPPPLPPPSPPAYPPPAAPSAYPPSATPSAYPSSATPSAYPPPSSPRPVLRLMHSSGREFRFFREDGYIGRRSQMSGRIPEIDLFGIPNEGVVSRAHARIYWDANQNAYIIIDNSRNGTYLNGNFLASGVPYRLSNGDLLQLGQNNLVTFTVSVIF, from the coding sequence ATGTCTGCCAATCGATGCCCTAATTCTAAATGTGAATATTTTAATCGCGTCCTACCCAACAATGCTAAAGTTTGCCCTATGTGCGGGACTCCGTTAGGTAATGCGATCGCTCCCAAATCTAGTACACCACCTAATACATCGTCTCCCCCAAAAGTAGTCAACCAAACTGATTATCCAGCCTCTATCAATCCACCTTCTTATCAATCTTCTTCAGTTCCTTATGTAGAACAGCCACCTCCACCTTTACCGCCACCGTCACCACCTGCTTATCCACCACCCGCAGCCCCATCTGCTTACCCACCATCCGCAACCCCATCTGCTTATCCATCATCCGCAACCCCATCTGCTTACCCACCACCAAGTTCTCCTCGTCCAGTGCTCAGACTCATGCATTCATCTGGACGAGAATTTCGCTTTTTTAGAGAAGATGGTTATATTGGTCGCCGTTCACAAATGAGTGGGAGAATACCAGAAATTGATCTATTTGGTATTCCCAATGAGGGTGTAGTTTCTCGTGCTCATGCTCGAATTTATTGGGATGCAAACCAAAATGCTTACATTATAATTGATAACAGCCGAAATGGTACTTATCTTAATGGCAATTTTCTTGCCTCTGGGGTTCCTTACCGCCTCAGTAATGGTGATTTATTGCAACTGGGGCAAAATAATTTGGTCACTTTTACAGTTTCGGTAATTTTTTAA